In Vanessa cardui chromosome 8, ilVanCard2.1, whole genome shotgun sequence, the following are encoded in one genomic region:
- the LOC124531906 gene encoding phospholipase A1 member A-like, whose product MVTDAQWLLILGITVLQFSVLKTQEQNSLKDGREKKPQSVRDLLKTGSCIPPPFRCPHPKMQYYLYTRSTQEKGELINTLDNDSLTYSKFNKKHPTKIVVHGFGGGRNLSPSTDMREAYFKLGNYNIIIVDYGTLVKEPCLSQIEWAPRFASMCITQLVEYLQYHPIKSVPPEKIHTIGYSVGAHILGLVANHLSEGKLGRITGLDPTIFFYMGNNRSRDLDYTDALFVDILHTGAGILGQWGPNGHADFYVNGGSSQPGCAHDTIFQTLSCDHTKVTPYFIESINSRVGFWAGPCPNLFSYLIGWCEPKDTEYVLMGEHVTHNARGVYYVTTNANPPYARGFPGKNRKLRSVTPYS is encoded by the exons tgCTAAAGACTCAAGAGCAAAACTCTTTGAAAGATGGCCGCGAGAAGAAACCACAGTCTGTTCGAGATCTCCTCAAAACGGGATCTTGCATTCCTCCACCATTCAGATGTCCACATCCAAAAATGCAATATTATCTTTACACAAG ATCGACTCAAGAGAAAGGCGAGTTAATAAACACACTCGACAATGATTCGCTgacatattcaaaatttaacaagaaacATCCGACCAAGATCGTCGTTCATGGTTTCGGGGGTGGCAGAAACCTGTCCCCGAGTACTGATATGAGAGAAGCGTATTTCAAACTAggaaactataatattatcatcGTTGATTATGGAACTCTTGTGAAGGAACCTTGCCTCAGTCag ATAGAATGGGCTCCTCGATTCGCCAGTATGTGCATAACTCAGCTGGTGGAGTACTTACAGTACCATCCTATCAAGTCAGTACCGCCGGAGAAGATACATACCATTGGCTACAGCGTTGGCGCACACATACTTGGCCTTGTTGCAAATCACTTATCTGAAGGAAAACTTGGCCGAATAACTG GTCTTGATCCAACAATATTCTTCTACATGGGCAATAATAGATCACGTGACCTCGATTATACGGACGCCCTCTTTGTGGATATCTTGCACACAGGCGCGGGAATCCTCGGCCAGTGGGGTCCAAACGGCCACGCAGATTTCTACGTCAATGGTGGTTCCAGTCAGCCAGGATGCGCACATGATACTATATTCC AAACTCTCTCATGCGACCACACAAAAGTAACACCATACTTCATAGAGTCTATCAACAGTCGGGTTGGTTTCTGGGCGGGCCCCTGTCCCAATCTCTTCTCTTATTTAATCGGCTGGTGTGAACCCAAGGACACGGAGTACGTGCTCATGGGAGAACACGTCACGCATAA TGCCAGAGGAGTGTATTACGTCACCACAAACGCAAATCCTCCCTACGCTCGAGGCTTCCCGGGAAAGAACCGAAAACTCAGATCAGTGACTCCGTACAGTTGA